Below is a genomic region from Parvularculales bacterium.
AATTTTCCAAAACTCAATTATTCTAAAAAACGCGCGCAGAGCATCAAAACTGAGCCGCTCTCGCACTTGCAAGTCTGAAAGGTCGACGGGAGGTTCAACTTCATACATAGAACTTGGATTTTGCGGTATCTGGGGCATCATTTTCTCCAGTTATGGAGTAATTTAAATCTAGATTCGTAATATTTAAAGTATAATTGAGTTAAGTGGCTCTAATACTGCCCTGCCGACGATCTTTGGTCCATCACCCTGCTGCAAACGGACATTGCTCCGGCGGAATATATCCAAATGGATGAATTAACGAGAAACTATCAACAACCGCCCCCACCAGAACGGCATATTGCAAGCATTGGTCAGCGGGTGACTGCTATCCGCACGAAACAGTCAAAACTCTATTTTTTTTTGGATCCTTTTTTCCGTGAAGAAGCTTTCTTCGCGGATGAAGAACCGGCTTTAGGCATCCGCAAAGGACCCTTTCCCAAATATGAACTTCCCGGATACTGACGTTTCCAGTTCAGAAGCTCATCAACATCAATTCCTTTTTTTTCCATTTTTGTCTCCATGTGGTGAATAAATCAGATTCTTGCCGGAATCGGTAATATTGTCTGGGAGAAGACTAGTATCATGCCAAGAATAAACAAAACGACCGCAGCTCGACTGAGTTTATTAAGTCTTCCAATTTGCTTGATTCCGCGTCTTTCAATTACTTCACGCGCATGCTGATATTCCTCTTCTGAATTTTCTTCGTAATCCTCATCATCTTCTTCTTTGCACGCTAGATCAAGATTTTTTAACATGATTTCTTGAACCGATGCCGTGGCGAAGTAGATCAAAAAGCAACAATAAACCGATATTGCAAATGCTGCCGAGGTCAATACCCAAACCCAATACATACCCCAGAGCTCGGGTTTACCCAGAATTGTCAGATTAAATCCAATTCCGGCCACGCCCAAGGCAGAGAGGATTTTATTGGCCTCGCTCCGGTTTGAGAATTGCGCATTCCGGAGGCCGAACATGGTATCCTGCCTCCTTTTCAATTGATCCTCATATTTTATTCGATCAGTAATATTCACCCTATTACCCTTCACGATTTGAACGTGCCTATATTACCATGAAAATGGTCATAACTGGTAATTATATTGTAAAATTCTCATTCTTCCCTGTTTTCTGCATCATCATTCCAGACATGTTTCATTGAAAGTGCGCCTGAAAAGTAAGATAATGACCGCAGGGGTAAGTTTAGTGTAATCGGTTCTAGTGAAACACTGATTTATGATTCGCTATCTTGTTTTGAGATTAAATCATTGTTGGCCATTATGTACATAGAAGCAGCGATTCCTGCCGACAGAACTATTCCCAGAGTCCCCAAACTTTCCAGCAAATTCGCCGACAATATTCCGGCACCAAGAGCTGGAGCAATAGGCTCTGCCCTTAATCTTATGTGAGACTGTGTATCATGACTTTTATTCATCATATATGCCTTAAAGTCCTTCACGCGCTTGATCAGAAACACTTTATCTTTTCATAAAATTCAGAAAATTTTGCTTCCTTCACGCCCGTTACGAAAGCGATTACAATTATACCACTAGCCAATACAAAATAGACCCAATCTGGAAAGGAAATCACAATATTTGTTACGTTTGATATATCGCTAACTGGTGTGCTCATTTTCAAATCCGAATCTAAATTATAATACAATGGTTTATTACTATGGCATGCCCTGATCCATCAGTCCACTTTTTACATTTGCTTTTGTAGCCGATACCCACATATAATGTTTATGCATTGCCGTTCCTCCTCATGGGCTCCCTCTGGAGTACCTAGCGCTAGCGCAGGGGGAACGGTTCTTTTAAGCAAAAACTAAGTCAGTATCTTTTAATTGCACAATATTACTCCAACGGTCGATTCAGAAAATATATTAGCGGTTATTACAGCCACTTTACTATGATAGCGGCAATAAAAGCGGCAACTCCCATTCCGCCCAACACTCCGCCTAATACCGATGCTTTTGTAGCAAGATGTTTTATTTCTGCTTCCAAAACCGCAACACGTGCATTTAAATCGACGCCACCATTTCCGCCACTTTGACCCGTTGTTGGGCCTGATGGGTCTAGTTCAACAACATTTTCATTTGCTTTATTCATCTCCTCTTTGGATCCTGATTTCCTTGAAGAAGCTTTCTTTGCGGATGAAGAACCGGTTTTGGTCATCCGAATAGGCCCTTTTCCCAACCATGAGCTTCCTGGATACTGACGTTTCCAGTTCAGACGCTCATCAATATCAATTTTACCCATTGTTGCCTCCATGTGACTTAAAATTCAGATTCTTACCGGTATCGGTAATATTGCCTGGGTGAAGACTGGTATCATGCCAAGAATAAAACAACCGACCGCAGCCCGGCTGAGTTTATTCAGTCCTTCAATTTGATTGATTCCGCGTCTTTGAATTTCTTCACGCGCATGCTGATCAGTGATTCATAATCCGATCAGTGATTCAGAATCTGGCTGAGGAACAGTTTCGTGCGCTTGTTTTTCGGCTTACTGAAAAAGGGCTCGGGTTTGTTTTCCTCAACACTCTGCCCCTCGTCCATAAAGATCACGCGATTGGCAACTTTGCGGGCGAAACCCATCTCATGGGTGACACAGATCATGGTCATGCCGCCTTCAGCCAGGGTAACCATGGTATCCAGCACTTCCTTGATCATCTCAGGATCAAGTGCCGATGTGGGCTCATCAAACAGCATCAGCTGCGGCTTCATGCAGAGCGCGCGGGCGATAGCCACACGCTGCTGCTGGCCGCCCGAAAGCTGGCCCGGATATTTATGCGCCTGCTCGGGGATCTTGACCGTCTCAAGGAAATGCATGGCAACTTCCTCGGCATCCTTCTTGGGCATTTTCCGCACCCATATCGGCGCCAGCGTACAGTTCTCCATGATCGTCAGATGCGGGAAGAGGTTGAAATGCTGGAACACCATCCCGACTTCCCGGCGGATGTATTCGATGTTCTTCAAATCGCTGTTCAGCTCAGTGCCGTGGACAATGATCTCCCCTTTCTGGTGGGATTCAAGTCTGTTCAGGCAGCGGATCAGCGTTGACTTACCCGAACCTGACGGCCCGCAGACAACAATCCGCTCACCCTTATTGACCTGAAGGTTGATATCACGAAGCACATGGAACTGGCTGAACCATTTATTCACGGACTTCATTGAAACAACGACTTCATCGCTGACTTTCATACCGGATCCGGCATTCTTCTTTGCCGAGGCGGCTTTCTTTTTTGAACGAGGTGCTTTTGCCATGAGTTTCTCCCTGAGCGATCAGTGCTTGCGATCGCGGCTGAGTTTGTTTTCCGTGTAAATTGAATATCGTGACATCCCGAAGCAGAAGACGAAGAAAAGGGCGGCAATGAAGAGATACCCCGTATGAGCCTGCACGGGCGATGCCCATGCCACATCGTTAATGGCGGCCTGCATGGCTCCCAGGAGATCAAACAGCCCGATGATGCTGACAAGCGTCGTGTCTTTGAAAAGACCGATGAACGTATTCACGATCCCCGGGATCACATGTGTAAGGGCTTGCGGGAGGATAATGAGACGCATGGATTGCCAGTAGCTGAGCCCGACCGCATCAGCGCCTTCAAACTGCCCGCTGTCAATCGCCTGCAACCCGCCCCGGACAACCTCGGCCATATAGGCCGCCGAAAACAGCATCACCCCGACAAGTGCCCGCAGCAGGTTGTCGAAATTGACCCCTTCCGGCAGGAACAGCGGCAGCATGACCGATGCCATGAACAGCACCGTGATCAGCGGCACACCGCGCCAGAATTCGATAAAGATCGTTGAGAGGATCCGTGCAATCGGCATCTGCGAGCGCCGCCCCAGTGCAAGAACGATACCCAAAGGAAGCGCGGCCACAATTCCGGTAACCGCCACAACGAGCGTCACCAGCAATCCGCCCCAATCATTGGTCGGGATGTGTCTGAGGCCGGCATCCGCGCCCAGCAAGCCGGCCACAACGGCATAGGCAATAAGCAACCAGCCGGAGACTCCAAACAATGCTGATATCTGTGCAAGGAACGCACCGAGAAAACCCCTGTCCGAAAGACGCCCTGCCGTGATCAGGGCGAGGCCGACAACAATAACAGTCACCAGGTCTTCATAGCTGATATCGAAATTGCCGCCCGTCAAAAGGAATGTCGCAAGGACAGGGTAAGCCGTCAGCAGGAAAATGCCGGCAAGGCGGCGATACGGCAGTGTCTCAATCATCGTCCACCCCAAAGCGATAATGCCGATAATCCCTGTCACGTTCACACGCCAAAGCTGATCGTTATCATAAGCCCCGTACATGACGAATTTCATCTTCGCCGCAACAAACGGCCAGCAGGCCCCATGCCATCCCGAAGGCAGCTGGCCGCCCTGATCCACAGTCCAACAGGCCTCGCGCTTAAGACCGTCCGGATCACTCCAGACAGCCGATATGAAGGCAAAATCAACAAGGGACCAGGTGATGGAAATGCCAAACCAGGCGATGAGAACGGTAAAGACAGCCATCAGAAGAGAGCCGATGGCTGCTGCGGGGGATGAGAAATTACTCATCGATTCAAAGATATTGTGATACAGCCACCCCGAGAGTCCGGCCTCCGACGGCGGCGCCGCCAAAACTCGCGCATCCTTGGTGCGGACATACCCCTTATAGGCTGATTTCCCTGACTGTGCCTGTGACTGTGCCTGTGACTGTGCCTGTGACTGTGACTGTGCCATGTCTTACCGCTCCACCAGTTTCGCGCGGGCATTGAACCAGTTCATGAACATAGCCGTCGCAATCGAGAATGTCAGGTATACGCTCATCATCATGAATATCATCTCGATCTCCTTGCCCACCTGGTTAAGCGCGGTTCCTGCAAAAATGGAAACAAGCTCCGGGTATGCGATGGCGACGGCAAGGGATGAGTTTTTCGTTAAATTGAGATATTGCGAGGTCAGGGGCGGAATGATGATCCGCATCGCCTGCGGGATGATCACCAGCCGGAGGATCGGCCCGCGCCTCAGCCCCAGCGCCGATGAGGCTTCGGTCTGCCCTTTGTTGACCGCCTGGATCCCCGCGCGGACAATCTCAGCGATGAACGCGGCCGTGTAGAGCGAAAGCGCAAGCCAGATGGCCATCATCTCAGGGATCACAAGGATGCCGCCGTCCTGATAGCCGCGCCTGAGGATCGGCCCGGTTTCAAGGAACTCCGGGATCACCCAGGTGAGCGGGCGGCCGGTGACCAGAAAGACAATGAGGGGCAGCCCAACCAGCAGCCCCGCGCCAACCCAGAATGCGGGAAAGATCTGCCCGGTTGCCTGCTGGCGCAATCTCGCCCAGCGGTTGATGAAGAAGGTCAGCACCGCAGCAACGATGAGCGCGATCACGGTGGCCATGAACCCGTCTTGGGGATGGGCGGACGGGATATATAACCCGGTGATGTTGATCCCGATGATATCGGGGATGATCTCAATCTTGCCCCGCTTGTCCGGCAGTGCGCTCAACACGGCGAAATACCAGAAGAACATCTGCAGAAGCAGGGGAATGTTACGGAGAACCTCAACATAGACCGTGGCAAAACTGCGGATGACAAAGTTATGGGAGAGCCGCATGATGCCGAAGGCAAACCCGATGACCGTGGCGGCGAGCACGCCGAAAAATGCCACAACAAAGGTATTCACGATACCGATGTAATACACATCAAGGTAAGTTGACCTGCCGACTTCGTAATCAAACATCCAGGTGCCGAGTGTCGTCTGGATGTTGAAACCTGCCGTTTGACTGAGAAAGCCGAAGCCGACCGATTTATTCTGTGCGGCAAGATTGGTGATCGTGTTTTCAACGATCCACGAGAAACCAAGGACAATCCCGGCAAGCAAAAGAAACTGGATAATCAGACTGCGCGAACGGGTGTCATTCAAAACGGAGAGAAATATGGACTTCTCGGATGCCATTATATTTTCTCAAGCAGTAATCAAAAAGCATACCGCCCGAAATGGGCCGGGCGGTATGCAGAAGTAGTGGCTTAGCGGATTGGCGCAGCATACAGGATGCCGCCATCTTTCCACAGTTTGTTAACCCCACGGGCAAGCTTAAGCGGCGTGTTTTCGCCGACATGCTTCTCGTAGGACTCACCGTAGTTGCCAACCTGCTTGATGATGTTATAGGCCCAGTCATTGCTGATGCCGATTTCTTCACCGAAGTTGCCTTCGGTGCCCAGCAGACGCTTGAGCGAAGGATTGTCGTCGTTCCTCATCTGATCAACATTACCGGAATCAACACCCAGCTCTTCGGCATTGATCGTGGCATTGAGTGACCAGCGAACAATGTTGAACCAGTTGTCATCACCCTGACGAACGACAGGACCAAGCGGCTCTTTGGAAATAACTTCCGGCAGAACAACATGGTCATCCGGGTTGGTCAGCTTACCGCGCTGGGCAGCCAGACCGGAACGGTCAGTGGTGTAAACATCACAGCGCCCGGCATCATAGGCCGAAACAACCTCATCGGCTTTTTCAAAGGCAACAAGATTGAAGCTCATGTTGTTGGCACGGAAGTAGTCCGTGATGTTCAGCTCGGTCGTGGTCCCGGTATTGGTGCAGATGTTTGCCCCATCCAGTTCAAGACCCGACGTGGCCCCAAGGCTCTTGGGAACCATCATGCCCTGACCGTCATAGTAGTTGACGCCGGCGAAATTCAGGCCCAGCTGGGTATCACGGGTCATGGTCCAGGTGGTGTTACGTGACAGGATGTCAATTTCACCCGAGCTCAGTGCCGTGAAGCGCTGCTTGGCCGAAAGCGGGCTGAACTCAACCTTCTCGGAATCACCGAATACAGCGGCGGCAACAGCGCGGCAAAGATCAACATCAAGACCGGTCCAGTTACCTGAATCATCCGCATTGGAGAATCCCGGAAGACCCTGGGAGACGCCACATTGTACATGACCCCTGTCCTTGACTTGTCCAAGAGTTTCCATGGCCATGGCGTTGGTTGCGAATACTATGCTGGCTAGCCCAGCGAGTGCATATGCGAGTTTTTTCATTGTATCTTCCTCATTTGAATTGTTATCAAGGATATGAATTCCCTTGTTTCTGCTTTATTTAAGCACATGGAAACCAAATGTCACTAATAATCTGGAAATACGGATATTCCGGAAATATTCTGAAGTAATCCGGAAATACGGAAAATTGCTTAAAATCGACCTGAATGGCTGAAAACAGGGGCTGAAAACCGAGTAGATAACGGGGCTTAAATCGGGACTGAAACTGGGCTGAATACGGGCTTAAAACCGGGGCTGAATACGGGCTGAATACGGGCTGAAACCGGTCTTAAAACGGGGCCGGACAACGAAAAGGGGCGAAAGGGGCGCAAATGACGCAAAAATCGAAACGGACACGCTCAGTCCATGACGGCATGAATCCGGGCGGCAATCACGGTATTCCCAATCCCCCCGTCTATCATGCCTCGACCATATTAAGGTCATCCATGGCGGAGCACAGAAAGAAAACCCACCGCTATGACTACGGGCGCATCGGCACGCCAACATCGGAAGCGCTGGAGGGCGCCGTTGCCGGACTCTATGGCACGAGCGATACCGTTGCCGTGCCATCGGGGCTCTGTGCCATCGCATGCGGTGTGCTGGCAGCGGTAAAAACCCAGGACAACGTCCTTTTCCCTGACACGATCTACGGCTCCGGGCGACGCTTTATTGAATACGTGCTCCCGCGCAGCGGCGTTGAGGCACGATTCTATGACCCGCTGATCGATGCCAAAGGCCTTGATGCCCTGATCAATGAGCACACCTCCCTTGTCTATATAGAAACACCGGGCAGCCTGACCTTCGAGATGCAGGACACAAAAGCCCTTATCGGCACCGCCCATGACCGGGGCTGCCTTGTTGCCTGTGACAACACCTGGGGCACACCGTTTTACTTTGATGCGGCCGGGCACGGGGTCGATATCATCATTGAGGCCGGCACCAAATATATCAGCGGACATTCCGATGTGAACATCGGCTTTGTCGCATCGTCAGGCGATGTCGCGCAACTCATCCGCAGATATACGGTGGCGATGGGGCTTACCGTCGGACCTGATGATCTCTACCTCGCCCTGCGCGGCATGCGGACGGCTTTGCTGCGGCTGAAACAATCAGAGAACAACGGCTATCATCTGGCACGCTGGCTTGAAGAGCAGCCGGAAGTTCTTGAAATGCGGCACCCGGGTCTTGAAAGTCACCCCCAGCACAATCTCTGGAAGCGGGATTTCAGCGGGGCCTGCGGTCTGTTTAGCATTTATCTTGACCCGGCCATTTCCGATGCGGCGGTCGATGCCATGGCCGATAACCTCTCCCTGTTCGGTATCGGTGCATCATGGGGGGGACATGAAAGCCTGATCATGGAAGCCCATTTCAAACGCGGCATCATCAAAAAAACCGACGCAAGGGTCATCCGCCTCTATGCCGGTCTTGAAGACCCTGACGAGCTGCTTGATGATCTCAAGGCAGGATTTGAACGCATGCGGAAGCTGACTTAGATCCCGGGGAAAACTTATCACCCGCAACTATGCAATCACTGATTGTTTGCGGTTACTTAAAGGAGTTAAAAATGGAACAACGCGAACTTGGCACATCCGGGATCATGGTCTCGGCTTTCTGTCTTGGCAGTATGACGTGGGGATCACAGAACACCGAAGCCGAAGGCCATGCCCAGATCGATATGGCGCTCGACCACGGGATAAATTTCATCGACACGGCGGAGTTGTACCCCACAACGCCGCTCAGCAAGGAAACACAGGGCGATACCGAACGCATCACAGGCTCATGGATCAAGGCATCAGGCCGCCGGGACGAGATCATCCTCGCCACCAAGGTTTCGGGTGAAGGAAATAAAAATGTCCGCGATGGTGCGCCGATCTCAAAAGCGACGATCAACGCGGCCCTTGAAGTCTCCCTCACCTCATTGCAAACAGATTACATCGATCTCTATCAGCTGCACTGGCCCAACCGCGGCTCTTACATGTTCCGCAAAAACTGGAATTATGATCCCTCCGGGCAGGACACCGCTGCGACTGAAGACCATATGGCCGAAGTCCTGACGGCGCTCGATGCGCATGTCCGCGCCGGGAAGATCAGGGCGATCGGACTTTCAAATGAAAGCGCGTGGGGGACGATCCGCTGGCTTGATATCGCCCGGCGGATGAATTTGCCGCTGATGCAGTCTGTGCAGAATGAATACAGTCTCCTCTGCCGTCTCTATGATACCGACATGGCCGAGATGAGCCATCATGAGAAGGTCGGGCTGCTGGCGTTCTCTCCGCTGGCCGCCGGTCTATTGACCGGTAAATACAGCAATGGCGCCATCCCTCCGGGATCGCGCATGTCCATCAACTCTACTCTTGGCGGGCGAATCAATGAACGTGTCTGGACTACGATTGATGCTTATCAGAAGATTGCCGCCGGGCACGGGATCGATCTTGTGCATATGGCTCTGGCTTTTTGCCTTCAGCGTCCTTTCACGACATCCGTTATCTTTGGCGCCACAAGCCTTGATCAGCTCAAACATATTCTTAACGGATGCGATGTAAGGCTTGAGCCGCAGGTCCTGGAAGATATCATCCGCACCCACAAGGCCCATCCCATGCCCTACTGACGTGCCCTACTGACGTGCCCTACTGACGTGCCCTACTGACGTGGAAGTCCGCCTTGAAGAAATGGATGGCGGCGGCGGTTTTTACCAATTTCAGTGCCGAACTTGCGCCTGAAGAAGATACGTCCAAACTCCTGCCCTCACTCCTGCCTTCACTCCTGCCTTCACTCCTGCCGGGCGTCAGGGACTGCCCTGATCCCCATAGCCCTCAAAGGCATAATCACTCAGAAAGACATGCTGATTAAGCAGGTCCCGGTCGACCGGCGCGAGTCCCGCCTCATCAAAGACAGTATCCCGGTTCTCGCGGATTGCCGCCAGCTGCCCGTCGATAACCTCGCGCGCCTCCGCCTCGCCCAGCATGAAGTTTTTGGCAACGGCAACACAGCTCGCAAGGCGACTCCTGCGGTCACTGCCGTCAATCAGCATGGCTTGTGACGCCTCCCCGCCCAGGCGCATTTGCGGGCAGATGTCATAGGCCGGGGTGCGGGTCAGCTTCTGGCCATCCCAGAAGGCCGCATGGTTGCGGGCATGGTCGTCGGTATTGCCGCATAGGATATTAAAGACGATACGCCCGAAAAGCTCATGCAATGTGGCTTTGGGTTCAGTGAAACGGCGGCGGATGATATCCGCAAGGTCTTCATAGCTGGCATAGCGGGCCGTCATTTCATCAAGTTGGAGCAGCGTCAGTGCCGACAGCAGCAGCCGGCGCGTCCAGCCCTCATCCCCGGCGGCATCCCCGACCCTGCGGTCAAAGCGCTCGATGAGCAGCACATCCTTTCCCGATGCTTTCGCAATCTTCACGCGAGCCACATTCAACCCGCAGATCCCCGCAAGGCGCATGGCGGCAAACTCGGCCCCAATTACATTATACTGGTCCGTGCTCAAGGAAAATTTAGCGATGGATTTAACCCCGTCGCCGTCAATCAGGGCTTTGGGGCGGGCGCCGCCAATGGCTGTTCCGTAATGTATCACCGCGGCCAGATCAGCCGGCAAGGGCAGCCCTTTCTCTATAAGCGCCGCCGCACCAAGCAACTCATCCAGTTCCACCCGCCCCGCCCGCCGGGGGGTGTATTGCACCGGCGAGAGTTGAAAATCCAGCCCGCCGATCCGGTCGGATCCGGATTCCATCAGCTAGGTAAACTCATCGAGATCGGCGGGGTCGGCGTCCCTGCCTTTACTGCCGAGGAACCTGTTCAAAATGACGCGCCGCCCCCAGGCATCGGGGGACGCATCCCTGATGCAGCCCGGCAGAGCGTCCTCCCCCCATGTTCTCGATTGGGGACCCGGGATGAGGGGCAATTCCTCATCGAAGATGGGAATGGCGTCCTTGCGCGCAAGATAGCTTTGCCCATAATTAAATTCGATATCAGGACCCTTGACTAGTTTCCCCGCCACAACGGGCTCGGTTGCACCCGGCAACCAGATCCACACGTAAATCTCGCTATAGTCGGGTTTAGAAGTCATCATCAAGAGCCGCCGCACGCGGCCTGATACGGCTTGGCAGGAGCGTCAGTTTTTCATCAAGCATCTTATTCATCAGGCGAAGGTCGCTGTGAGACGGCCGGAACAGCGTGACGCCGAGCAGGGTGGCGACCTCGAAAACAACACCGATGCCGCACCCCGGATCCCCATTCTCGATCCTGCGCAGCAGCCCGCGGGAAATGCCGGCGCGTTCCGAGAGATCCTGTGCCGTGACTCCCCGCTCAAGGCGTGCCGCCCTGATCTGCCCGGCCAGAAGCCGGATCGCCTCCCCGGAATAGCGGGAATAGGGGCGCGTTGCGGTTTTGGCCATGTCATTTCCCCCTGTTTATTCAATATTTGTTCTATATAGAGTTCATTAGGCAAGTAACGGCTTATTTATGAACCATATAATACTTTCCCGGGATCAGTCAAGGTAATTCCCACCAGGAAATTCCCAGCAGTTGGGGGCAACATGTAATATGTCCGATTCTACAACAAGTAATATGTCCGGTTTTAGCAGGGCGTCAAAAGGCGCCCCTTCCGCATAACATTGCAGATATCAACGAGTCCCGGGCTGCGTCTCCATCAATTCAACCTTTTTCGGTTAAGTCCTTAAAATCCAGCTCTGGCAAGCAAGGCATCCGGCTGGTCTGGTTCTGGAAAATCCGAGAAAAAAAAACTGTAAATCAACTTAGTTGATCGGTACGAAATGTACGCTGGATTTTGGTAACATCCTCATCAAATACTTTTGCCTGCGCTGCAAATTCGCCCCAATGCTTTGTCGCCTCAATGATTTCGTCGATGATCGCTTTCACTTTAAGTTCTTTCAACCCTGCGATTTTTCCGAACGCAACAAAATCGCTAATTTCAAACCCATCGCGTTTGCCGCCCAGACTCATTTGATGCTGCGATGTCCATGAGCCATTCGGGTTGTAACTATAGGACACGTCAAAGGCAGGTGACAGACGCCATTCTCCATCCTTGTCCATGACAAACCCGAAATTCTTGACGTGATCATCCTGATTGCGTGCAAAGATATTGAACAGTGTACGGCGCATCTGTTGCTCGACATCCTCAATAGGAAGTTCCAGAGTTTTAATAGTCTGGATCGCCTGTTCATAGGAATAGGCGCCCGCCATGTTGAAATCATAATGCTCTAAGGCGCATAAAGATTGATAGTGAAGCTTGTCCCCTGCGTCAGTGCGATCAAAGCGTTTGGTCATGAAATGTGCACGCCCGCCTTCTTCATGCAAACGACACGGCATCATGATGATACCGGCTTTTTCGGCCATCAGATGATAGGCGTATTCAATGCGTCCAAATCCTTTTGGATCAGCAAGTTCCTTGTCCTTGTTTTTGTCCACGCCGTCGAATTTCACCAGCCAGTGAGTAAAACCCTTACCCGCCACGATCTGACCGGACCGAAATTCACCGGTCTTCTCATTCCATGCAAGGACCGCCTTCGCCCTTGCGCCACCGGCGGATGTGCCGACAAGCAATATTTCTTCGATGTCCACTTCATCATCCTCGCCGGTTAAGCTCCCGGTGAGATTGCCGCGCTTGCTCAAAATCCGATTCGATAAATCGACGAGTTTTTTTATATCTACTTTTTGCGCTTTTCTCGGCGGGGCTGAAAATGCGGGTTTGTATTCCAGCGCACCCATGCCGCGTGTCCCGGTATAACAAAGCCGTTCAACAGGATTAAAACTTGCAGCGCTCCGCTCTTGTTCTGCCAGCCAGGCGTCGAACACGGCATTGCCGAATTTGTCCG
It encodes:
- a CDS encoding HipA domain-containing protein, encoding MESGSDRIGGLDFQLSPVQYTPRRAGRVELDELLGAAALIEKGLPLPADLAAVIHYGTAIGGARPKALIDGDGVKSIAKFSLSTDQYNVIGAEFAAMRLAGICGLNVARVKIAKASGKDVLLIERFDRRVGDAAGDEGWTRRLLLSALTLLQLDEMTARYASYEDLADIIRRRFTEPKATLHELFGRIVFNILCGNTDDHARNHAAFWDGQKLTRTPAYDICPQMRLGGEASQAMLIDGSDRRSRLASCVAVAKNFMLGEAEAREVIDGQLAAIRENRDTVFDEAGLAPVDRDLLNQHVFLSDYAFEGYGDQGSP
- a CDS encoding helix-turn-helix transcriptional regulator, yielding MAKTATRPYSRYSGEAIRLLAGQIRAARLERGVTAQDLSERAGISRGLLRRIENGDPGCGIGVVFEVATLLGVTLFRPSHSDLRLMNKMLDEKLTLLPSRIRPRAAALDDDF
- a CDS encoding type II toxin-antitoxin system HipA family toxin encodes the protein MTTASVELWGKRIGAVTWVAERGIGVFQYTPEFVSSGIEVSPLQMKLRENPYEFQELSRETFKGLPGMLADSLPDKFGNAVFDAWLAEQERSAASFNPVERLCYTGTRGMGALEYKPAFSAPPRKAQKVDIKKLVDLSNRILSKRGNLTGSLTGEDDEVDIEEILLVGTSAGGARAKAVLAWNEKTGEFRSGQIVAGKGFTHWLVKFDGVDKNKDKELADPKGFGRIEYAYHLMAEKAGIIMMPCRLHEEGGRAHFMTKRFDRTDAGDKLHYQSLCALEHYDFNMAGAYSYEQAIQTIKTLELPIEDVEQQMRRTLFNIFARNQDDHVKNFGFVMDKDGEWRLSPAFDVSYSYNPNGSWTSQHQMSLGGKRDGFEISDFVAFGKIAGLKELKVKAIIDEIIEATKHWGEFAAQAKVFDEDVTKIQRTFRTDQLS